A region of Lycium barbarum isolate Lr01 chromosome 1, ASM1917538v2, whole genome shotgun sequence DNA encodes the following proteins:
- the LOC132633551 gene encoding uncharacterized protein LOC132633551 isoform X1: MLNFDVWHQLSRIHGWDFDYRYWNMWFFRNKCLASVFVVGRMPGVPRSLTIEVKIWKFQSLGSIMRSSAPSGSFWCLHCNLDIIRASTKSGHWVLQRCVLERPCLSICVEVSVQSFMRVKIFNSVFLA, from the exons ATGCTTAACTTTGAT GTGTGGCATCAGTTGTCAAGAATACATGGATGGGATTTTGACTATAGGTATTGGAATATGTGGTTCTTCAGGAATAAGTGTCTTGCTTCGGTGTTTGTGGTCGGGAGGATGCCAGGAGTTCCCAGGTCTTTGACTATAG AGGTGAAGATTTGGAAATTTCAAAGCTTGGGATCCATTATGCGTTCCTCTGCACCCTCTGGGTCTTTTTGGTGCTTGCACTGCAATCTAGATATTATCAGGGCTTCAACAAAAAGCGG CCATTGGGTTCTACAGAGGTGTGTCTTGGAGCGGCCTTGTTTGTCCATTTGTGTTGAGGTTTCTGTTCAGTCTTTTATGCGCGTCAAGATTTTCAATTCAGTTTTTCTTGCCTAA
- the LOC132633551 gene encoding uncharacterized protein LOC132633551 isoform X2 yields MQVWHQLSRIHGWDFDYRYWNMWFFRNKCLASVFVVGRMPGVPRSLTIEVKIWKFQSLGSIMRSSAPSGSFWCLHCNLDIIRASTKSGHWVLQRCVLERPCLSICVEVSVQSFMRVKIFNSVFLA; encoded by the exons ATGCAA GTGTGGCATCAGTTGTCAAGAATACATGGATGGGATTTTGACTATAGGTATTGGAATATGTGGTTCTTCAGGAATAAGTGTCTTGCTTCGGTGTTTGTGGTCGGGAGGATGCCAGGAGTTCCCAGGTCTTTGACTATAG AGGTGAAGATTTGGAAATTTCAAAGCTTGGGATCCATTATGCGTTCCTCTGCACCCTCTGGGTCTTTTTGGTGCTTGCACTGCAATCTAGATATTATCAGGGCTTCAACAAAAAGCGG CCATTGGGTTCTACAGAGGTGTGTCTTGGAGCGGCCTTGTTTGTCCATTTGTGTTGAGGTTTCTGTTCAGTCTTTTATGCGCGTCAAGATTTTCAATTCAGTTTTTCTTGCCTAA
- the LOC132633551 gene encoding uncharacterized protein LOC132633551 isoform X3, which produces MQLSRIHGWDFDYRYWNMWFFRNKCLASVFVVGRMPGVPRSLTIEVKIWKFQSLGSIMRSSAPSGSFWCLHCNLDIIRASTKSGHWVLQRCVLERPCLSICVEVSVQSFMRVKIFNSVFLA; this is translated from the exons ATGCAA TTGTCAAGAATACATGGATGGGATTTTGACTATAGGTATTGGAATATGTGGTTCTTCAGGAATAAGTGTCTTGCTTCGGTGTTTGTGGTCGGGAGGATGCCAGGAGTTCCCAGGTCTTTGACTATAG AGGTGAAGATTTGGAAATTTCAAAGCTTGGGATCCATTATGCGTTCCTCTGCACCCTCTGGGTCTTTTTGGTGCTTGCACTGCAATCTAGATATTATCAGGGCTTCAACAAAAAGCGG CCATTGGGTTCTACAGAGGTGTGTCTTGGAGCGGCCTTGTTTGTCCATTTGTGTTGAGGTTTCTGTTCAGTCTTTTATGCGCGTCAAGATTTTCAATTCAGTTTTTCTTGCCTAA
- the LOC132633551 gene encoding uncharacterized protein LOC132633551 isoform X5 has product MNKCLASVFVVGRMPGVPRSLTIEVKIWKFQSLGSIMRSSAPSGSFWCLHCNLDIIRASTKSGHWVLQRCVLERPCLSICVEVSVQSFMRVKIFNSVFLA; this is encoded by the exons AT GAATAAGTGTCTTGCTTCGGTGTTTGTGGTCGGGAGGATGCCAGGAGTTCCCAGGTCTTTGACTATAG AGGTGAAGATTTGGAAATTTCAAAGCTTGGGATCCATTATGCGTTCCTCTGCACCCTCTGGGTCTTTTTGGTGCTTGCACTGCAATCTAGATATTATCAGGGCTTCAACAAAAAGCGG CCATTGGGTTCTACAGAGGTGTGTCTTGGAGCGGCCTTGTTTGTCCATTTGTGTTGAGGTTTCTGTTCAGTCTTTTATGCGCGTCAAGATTTTCAATTCAGTTTTTCTTGCCTAA
- the LOC132633551 gene encoding uncharacterized protein LOC132633551 isoform X4, with the protein MWFFRNKCLASVFVVGRMPGVPRSLTIEVKIWKFQSLGSIMRSSAPSGSFWCLHCNLDIIRASTKSGHWVLQRCVLERPCLSICVEVSVQSFMRVKIFNSVFLA; encoded by the exons ATGTGGTTCTTCAGGAATAAGTGTCTTGCTTCGGTGTTTGTGGTCGGGAGGATGCCAGGAGTTCCCAGGTCTTTGACTATAG AGGTGAAGATTTGGAAATTTCAAAGCTTGGGATCCATTATGCGTTCCTCTGCACCCTCTGGGTCTTTTTGGTGCTTGCACTGCAATCTAGATATTATCAGGGCTTCAACAAAAAGCGG CCATTGGGTTCTACAGAGGTGTGTCTTGGAGCGGCCTTGTTTGTCCATTTGTGTTGAGGTTTCTGTTCAGTCTTTTATGCGCGTCAAGATTTTCAATTCAGTTTTTCTTGCCTAA